The segment atgttttttgtatttttgaaggagagacataaaagtaaagaaaaattacttatttagcattatttttaatagagttGGGTTACGAAACTCCAAGTTAACCTTAGATGGGTAAAgtgcaaaatttcaaactataggtagacaacttaaatttcaaccaaacCACATGTGAGTATGTTGTAATTTGTCTATAATTTTAATGTGGGTGAAAGAGGAACGaacaaaaaattggaaatttaaagtcacaaaaagagagagaaatggataAATGAGAGCTACACTCAACTAGATGATAAAAACCGTTTAAAAATCAATACATAAGACTTAATTAGGAAACCTACATATTTGCCATTAATACATACATAACAGTCCTTAACAAAAAACTACTACCATGATTACTACACTTCCAATAGTCAAAACACCTTACAAAAAAGACAATTACTACACTTCCAATAGTCAAAACACCTTACAAAATAAACACAATCACTACACTTCCAAACAACTTTAAAACTCCCAACTTTGTGAGTTGAATACATACTTCAAAATTAGGTAGCTCATTATAATACCATATCAAATTCAACTATCAATTGATACAAATTTATTACAGAGGACTAAGTAATTATCTCCCATCTTCCACAGATTTCAATACTTGCTCTCTGATGCTATCACACTAAGCAGTTGTACTAGTAGAACAACCGATGCCAACATCAATGTTGAAAGAGTAACTAGTTGCACTAAGCAAGTACTCAGTCTTTTTTCCATCGACATCAATGTTTCCCAATGGAGTTTTTTCCATAGTTCTCAATCTCTCCAACTCCTTTGCCACTTCTTTCATGAAAGGCCTATCCTCCCCTCTCAAACTTAGGCACCTTTTTGAAAGATTAGCAATTTCCTTTAGCTGCTCAATATTACCCTCACTAACAATGTGATCTTCAATAATTTGAAGTAGGCAATCCTCTTTTatagcaaaaacaaaagatattGCTAGATTTCTATCAATTTCTGGCCTATCAAAAGAAAGTGCCTTCTTACCTGTTAACAACTCTGCCATAACAACACCAAAGCTATATACATCACTTTTTTCTGTTAGTTGGCTAGTTTGCATGTATTCTGGGTCTAAGTACCCCAAAGTTCCTTGCACCAAAGTGTTCAATTGTGTTTGATCAAAAGGAACTAGCCTTGAAGCTCCAAAGTCAGCCACTTTTGCTATATAATCGTCATCCAATAGTATATTCGCAGTTTTCACATCTCTGTGTATAATTGACATAGAAGTTGACGAATGCAAGTATGCAAGTGCTTCTGCAATTTCTGTTGCAATTTTCAGGCGTTTCTCCCATGAAAGTAAGGATGATAGACTTTTATCATGAACATGATTGAAAAGAGTCCCATTTGTGATGAATTCATAAACTAGTAAGGGAACTTCTGTTTCTAGACAACAACCAAATAGCTTAACCACATTCCTATGGTTAATTTGGGTAAGAACAATCATTTCATTTATGAATTGCTCGATTTGGCTTTGATCACCAATTTTGGACTTCTTAATGGCAACTACTGTGTTATCTGATAATACTCCTCTATACACAGTTCCATAGCCTCCTTGGCCAAGGACTCTACTCTCGTCATAGTTGTTGGTGGCCTTTTTGAGCTCTTCTGTAGTAAAGATTTTGGTTGTCTCGATAGACATTTGGTGATTAGAGAGTTTCTGTTTTAACAATAAGCCACCATTTTGTTGGAAGAATTTTTCTTTGAGTTTGatgatctttctttttttcaatccCCAATATATCCAAGAACATCCTAGAAGCAGTACTAAGAGGCTTATTATGCTGATACCTACACACATTCAAACATGCATTTTCACTAAGAACAATGTTTTAAATTTATACTTTTGTTAGTATCATTGTCTATTTTATGGCAAAcattttaacacaataaaagtacaaattaaatatttaatatacgTATCATATAAAGATGAATGAATCAAGATTTCAATTATACCGTAAATAGTGACTCAGTGACTGccacataaatataaatctccTATGAGTGGCTTTAATAAAATCCAACTCATGTCAAATtatatcaaaactaaaaatatggACAGATAAAATAGAACTGGTGAACTAACTTTTGAATTGACATcctttttaaaggtaaaatgtTACTTGGTTAGCTGAGAAGAAGACTATTAGCCcagaatatataatttctttaaaaatatcaaGGCTTATATATCAAAGATTGAACTTCCCACAAGTAGTACTAAGAGCCTAAGAGGCCATCCATATTGTTTTAATTTGCACCTTGAGCTAGCGAACCTAGTTGAGAATCTCAATCAGTAGCCTCGTTTATATAATCAATGTGCGGACCCatctaaatttcttattttctgcATGGTCCATGACggtgaataataataataataataatatcatttcCGCAACTAAAGAGCTCAACCCTTCACCCaatcaaaaacaagaaaaaacaaaaacaaaaactctcaAGTATAACATGCATTTAGGGTCTATTATGCATTTAGTATATAAGGATAGACTGCTAGAGTTTTAGTTTTGGACCTTTTGCAATAACATGCATTTAGGGTCTGTGATCAACAGACTATAATGTTAAAGtgttatgaaattattattctgttcaataaaaaaattgagaaactgCTTTTCGGtatggaaaataataatagctatataataaaagtgctatatatgtattttcataCCTTAATCTATATAAtgacaatttctttttctttttctttttttttttttgagagtttcaacctatggcttCCAATTCTGATCAATTTTTGATATAGGCGGGAATTGaatcccagatctcttatacaaccatcagagactttactagttaaggTAACCGGAACCCactaacaaaaattatttacttaaatTAATGGaaagcatttatttatttgattttttataatcACCGTTATTAGTAGTTCTCTCTCCAAATAGATAGACCTTaagtattatttaaaatttttttttttaaaaagtattgcACTTAaaacaaagtttggctacaagaAATTGATTGTAGTTAATGCCTACAACACCactatatatctttttattagatataaattttgataaatccactattgaattacattttttttttctattacatTGCTTGCAAACGTTTGAAAAAGTTAAgtatcaatagttatgtcatcaatcaaatattgaaatttcaagtttagtaatataaaattatgcataaaatattcttttataaatctaataataaataacatatttttgacacacaaaatttgacatgtatgtcaagaatataaagaatatgtaatctaacaattagattttcaaaatatgtaaccatgttaattttttagcaGGAgatgtagccaaactttgtcttTAGACTTTACACTAAATAACTTTTTCCTATCTCAAAGAACAAAGTTTTCCTATGAACTAGTTTGTAGGTAATGGCTACAAATTTCACATATTTATCTAACTCAACCTGACtcacctatatttaatatatatttaaatttaaaaaaaatatatcaaaaatatatattatacaattttattatttacttttttgcccatcttcctaaataaaactcaaacactaagttctcttcatatattttgtgtttgtttggtgtTATACTCATgattatttggttataaatttgctCTTATTTGTAGTGATGTTATTCTAAtgttcaatttaataataataatattaatttaaaaaaaaaaactgtccaTACACACCCCTatcctctatacttgcaaaattttaagaaaatcaaacacCAATAACTAAaccatcaatcaaatgtttaaatttcaaatttgtgacctaaaataatgcataaaaaataatttaattgattaaattgtaaataacattctatttgaatgaaatttgacatacatgttaaaaacataaaaaaaataaaaaaaaaaacatgcaatctaacgattatattttcaaatttcacactcaataaaaagatatatgagaagtttaaAAGATTTTTCTCCATACTGGTTTGGAGATAAACATTTTCCGTCTATGTTTCTCTTCTAGTCGTAGAAGATTAACATATAGCCGTGACCGCGTGCGTTTGATAGGaagaaaaagttaaattttttattaaatattagcatagagatgtgttatatcatgttgtgtatgctagagtagatgcggaagaggaagcatagaggaggaacactgagaacacgagggttacgtggttcagccttacggcctacatccacggaggaatcccttaagggctacatctttattgtatgagagtgtagtacaataacctcctgtgttacaatgaaccctaacatgaatatatatagacgactaaaccctagactaatagacttctagtacaagtaggagacttgacttgcacacaaagtagaattagggttgggcctattacattgggctaatatgaataatatatatctctaacaccctccctcaaactcaaggcggaagctcgatgaaggcttgaggttggataagcatgagaagatcacttggagatgccttgaagaatgcctttgaagaaaccacaatgaagaatgtgtCAATTGTCCAATTTCGGAGTCTCAAATGCAGAAACGGAGCCCAAAATCGGAAtttacgcgaaaaactgagcaagataggccattttggaaattttgacttttggtcaaaagtcaacgcaaaaagtcaaagtcaactggtccaggtcaaagtcaacagtcaaagtgctcatgggtcagatccgggtcggtccgggtcaacggtcagctaggtgacgtggtgctgacgggacgacactgctgacgtggctgatgacgtgtcgctgacgtggactagggctgacgtggacTTGCTTGCGTGGCTGCTGACGTGGATTAGGGCTGACGTGTCTGATGACGTCATCAGGTGACAGCAGCTTCAGTTTCGGCGCGTGGCTGTTTCTCGGCGCGTGTTCTATTCCACCGGCGCGTGTCTGGAACTTCCGACGGCGCGTGGAGGTGCGTGCAAGGTAGATTGATGCTCGGACTTCGGTGGTTTGGCAGATCGGCGAGCTACAAGGCCGTCATGGCGGCGCGTGTAACTATCGGAGAATCTGACCCTGTGAAATCGGGGGCGGCGCGTGGAGAAGTTGCTAGAAACTTCGCTAGCGCGTGGTAGCGCGTGAGAATCTTCTGtgtagagatgtttgtttgatgccaagaacggagtttggctctgataccatgttaaatattagcatagagatgtgttatatcatgttgtgtatgctagagtagatgcggaagaggaagcatagaggaggaacactgagaacacgagggttacgtggttcagccttacggcctacatccacggaggaatcc is part of the Quercus robur chromosome 9, dhQueRobu3.1, whole genome shotgun sequence genome and harbors:
- the LOC126699073 gene encoding wall-associated receptor kinase 2-like; its protein translation is MLLWENSGAMGFHSMLVLVTWVGVMLTAIMAAATIAYPLALTNCSDSCGDVKIPYPFGTTEGCYRNESRNFHINCNKSNGQPQPMIGNLDITNISIEGEMDIMMYNSINCYDKWGMPLSNNTEPLLQVPSFTVSVTKNKFVAVGCDTYAFLNGILKDEPFTTGCLSKCNNTHNIVNGSCSGIGCCQTDIPEGLKEIDFAAYSFKNHSDVWSINPCSFAFIIKKDKFSFSSAYLTSLQKNESFPMVLDWAIGNETCEVARNKGNYTCGANSNCIDLKNGPASGYRCKCKEGYDGNPYLKDGCQDIDECNERKICQGNQTCFNEVGSYHCSCIDGYHKAGGECVPNSPAISPSSQPTSQSSLTIYLAVGISIISLLVLLLGCSWIYWGLKKRKIIKLKEKFFQQNGGLLLKQKLSNHQMSIETTKIFTTEELKKATNNYDESRVLGQGGYGTVYRGVLSDNTVVAIKKSKIGDQSQIEQFINEMIVLTQINHRNVVKLFGCCLETEVPLLVYEFITNGTLFNHVHDKSLSSLLSWEKRLKIATEIAEALAYLHSSTSMSIIHRDVKTANILLDDDYIAKVADFGASRLVPFDQTQLNTLVQGTLGYLDPEYMQTSQLTEKSDVYSFGVVMAELLTGKKALSFDRPEIDRNLAISFVFAIKEDCLLQIIEDHIVSEGNIEQLKEIANLSKRCLSLRGEDRPFMKEVAKELERLRTMEKTPLGNIDVDGKKTEYLLSATSYSFNIDVGIGCSTSTTA